A window of Leptolyngbya sp. 'hensonii' contains these coding sequences:
- a CDS encoding helix-turn-helix domain-containing protein has protein sequence MALYWLSLVPAPLRIKLSDEEDRTLAELRLATTVPQRTRDRAHMLRLNAQGWTAPAIAEVFECHEHTVRATIRRWQ, from the coding sequence TTGGCCCTCTACTGGTTGTCTCTAGTGCCTGCCCCCTTACGAATCAAACTGAGTGACGAGGAAGACCGCACCCTGGCTGAACTGAGATTAGCCACGACCGTGCCGCAACGAACCCGAGACCGTGCCCATATGCTGCGGCTGAATGCGCAAGGATGGACCGCCCCGGCAATCGCCGAGGTCTTTGAGTGCCATGAACATACGGTGCGAGCCACGATACGACGGTGGCAGC